In Aedes albopictus strain Foshan chromosome 3, AalbF5, whole genome shotgun sequence, the following are encoded in one genomic region:
- the LOC134290315 gene encoding uncharacterized protein LOC134290315, with protein sequence MADLRALAKSERRVLNTLKGLENFARRYDPSQDEPQIAVLLDSLEAICKEFYAIRERIELLTDETAEDEDDKDVRLREKANLAVLTEFEERYFRLKASLTSKRATPLPTATASGIGQPGDRSDSSFSKVKLPEIRLPSFGGRIMKWVPFRDSFCSLIHENKQLTDMDRFSYLKSALSGEALLEIESVELSAANYCVAWKALESRYENKKLIVKAHLDALFAVEGMKCESYDGLSNLIGGFEKNLQMLQKIGENTAAWSTILAYMVYSRLDPATLRQWETHHNSKDVPTYQNMLAFLRSHCAVLQSVAPASSKPSGSDYRSSKPSVCHTTVKPSRKCPFCGDSWHPAFVCGKFQRLQIAERLEVVSKARLCRNCLSLGHWARYCDKGTCRHCQQKHHTLLHGAPIRSSVPQSQSNPPTQTRQQPQSSPLRPNPRPQTSNASNTTPSNSQRPSTQSPATNTATSTTQTHIALPVTPTHNILLSTALVRVQDRHGNTMLARALLDSCSQHCLMTKEFSSRMNFYSSPSLLSVQGIGSSISTSTKLVSAVVRPRLEDMSSFSQEMHFNVLPRLTVSLPTASCSISGWNLPEAAFLADPRFHEPGPVDIIIGAEYYLLRSERHKATEDGPTLQNTEFGWIVSGKIPDHPVGGSPSLTFVCSTNDLQDQLTKFWDLETCRSHSTQSLEESACEAYFNRTTVRDEAGRFIVTLPKKESVISRLGYSETTAIKRLMGMERRFAANPELKAMYAEFIREYLELGHMKEVEGDAEEVRRYFLPHHAVLKPDSTTTKLRVVFDASCQTSTGVSLNDALMVGPVVQDDLSSICLRFRTHRIAVNADIAKMYRMIRVQPQDYPLQSIKWRNDPSEPLRTYELTTVTYGTSSAPYLATKCLQRLAEDGKASHPVASEVIEKDFYVDDMLTGVDTVDEGRQLVKEVIELSDSAGFTLRKWNSNSAELLEVVPENLRDERSILALASAETAIKTLGLAWEPAKDVFRFTFPSFNWTAMITKRIVVSDVSRLFDPLGLVGPVIIQAKIFIQELWKQSCGWDDPLSAELQEQWQEYRRNLAGLENLTIPRWVGTGGHATAIELHGFCDASNKAYGACFYVRTISETGEVCVRLLTAKSRVAPLDNLKKGNKRLSTPRLELSSALLLAHLFEKVVSSLGIRARCFFWTDSTIVKCWLSSSPSRWKQFVANRVSELQHITKDGVWNHVAGLQNPADIISRGMAPVQLQYESLWFSGPYWLRSDECNWPSAPPISEDEFDPVDLEVKTVSAALPVIQPSDIFSLRSSFSDLQRLTAWILRFRYNSQSANRSTRRQGPLKKLELEEATKALVRLCQQESFPQELADLTSGREVRESSKILALNPQLEDGILCVGGRLRHASITNRRKHPYILDHRHPFAYIVVAHYHLKLLHGGQQLIISTVRERFWPTSVRNLVRKVLHECVPCFRVRPKIQDQLMADLPPERVTPCPPFQRVGVDYCGPFQVAYPHRRSRPVKIFVAVYICLVTKAVHLELAADLSAQGFIATLKRFSSRRGKPEIIMCDNGRNFVGARRQLDELRRLFINQQFQSDVVRQANEEQIEFRFIPARSPNFGGLWESAVKSFKLLFKRTIGTRTLLYDEMATILTQAEAVLNSRPLTPLSNDPDDFEALTPGHFLIQRPLTAIPEPDLDGIPENRLSAFQKAQRYTQQLWKNWSKLYLSDLHNRTKWTVRRNNIAVGTMVVLKDEERPPLKWQLGRVTDVHAGEDGNVRVVTVKTKDGSYRRAVSKICVLPILTIAPGSGHPEQSPTKIPIEPVKRTPVIRGLYSFGGGQMLHGMKFVQHECFSGVQRQRFGAPITTEIDQPSSRSSDGNPPSQHDSPSSQFQSAVPTAVPSQHDNPSSQIRSHLFRRQSRPSAMNRVAADHQSSVPAAQ encoded by the exons ATGGCCGATCTTCGCGCCCTTGCTAAGAGTGAGCGACGTGTGCTGAATACGCTGAAAGGACTGGAGAATTTCGCGCGGAGATACGATCCCAGCCAGGACGAACCACAAATTGCAGTGCTCCTGGACTCCCTGGAGGCAATCTGTAAGGAGTTCTACGCGATTCGGGAACGGATTGAGCTACTAACGGACGAAACCGCTGAAGATGAGGACGACAAGGATGTACGATTGCGCGAAAAGGCCAATCTGGCGGTACTAACCGAGTTCGAGGAGCGGTACTTTCGTCTGAAGGCCAGTCTCACATCGAAGCGAGCTACCCCACTACCAACCGCGACGGCATCCGGGATCGGTCAACCTGGTGACCGGTCAGATTCCTCTTTTTCAAAGGTGAAGCTGCCAGAAATTCGCCTTCCGTCGTTCGGTGGGAGGATTATGAAGTGGGTCCCGTTTCGAGACAGCTTCTGTAGCCTGATCCATGAGAACAAGCAGCTCACAGACATGGACAGGTTCAGTTATTTGAAGTCGGCTCTTTCAGGAGAAGCGTTGCTGGAGATCGAGTCAGTGGAGCTTTCAGCTGCGAACTACTGCGTAGCGTGGAAGGCGCTGGAATCCCGCTACGAAAACAAGAAGCTTATAGTGAAGGCCCACCTCGATGCTCTTTTCGCCGTGGAAGGCATGAAATGCGAGAGTTACGATGGCTTGAGCAACCTAATCGGCGGGTTCGAGAAAAATCtccagatgctgcagaagattggAGAAAACACCGCAGCGTGGAGCACAATTCTGGCGTACATGGTGTATTCCCGGCTGGATCCTGCCACGCTACGGCAGTGGGAAACGCATCACAATTCTAAGGACGTGCCAACGTACCAGAACATGCTCGCTTTTCTACGCAGCCATTGTGCAGTGCTGCAATCCGTCGCACCCGCGAGTTCGAAGCCGAGTGGTTCCGATTATCGCTCATCGAAGCCATCCGTGTGCCATACCACCGTCAAACCGTCGAGGAAGTGCCCATTCTGTGGAGATTCGTGGCATCCCGCTTTCGTCTGTGGAAAGTTCCAGCGGTTGCAGATTGCGGAGCGGCTAGAAGTTGTTTCGAAGGCAAGGCTGTGCCGAAACTGTCTCAGCCTTGGCCATTGGGCCCGATACTGTGACAAGGGAACCTGTCGTCACTGCCAGCAGAAGCACCACACTCTTCTGCATGGAGCACCAATCAGATCCTCCGTTCCACAATCGCAGTCAAATCCTCCGACACAAACCAGACAACAGCCACAATCCTCGCCACTAAGACCGAACCCGAGACCACAGACATCAAACGCTAGCAACACTACACCCAGCAACTCTCAACGACCTAGCACTCAATCACCAGCCACCAACACTGCCACATCCACCACTCAAACACACATTGCACTCCCAGTTACTCCCACACACAACATTCTGCTCTCCACCGCCCTTGTGAGGGTCCAGGATCGTCACGGCAATACCATGCTAGCACGAGCCCTGCTGGATTCGTGTTCTCAGCACTGCCTGATGACGAAAGAGTTCTCCAGCAGAATGAATTTCTACTCGTCGCCATCACTTCTCTCCGTTCAAGGGATCGGTTCGTCGATCAGCACGTCGACGAAACTCGTCAGCGCTGTAGTTCGGCCAAGGTTGGAGGACATGTcgtctttctcgcaagaaatgcATTTCAACGTTCTCCCGCGGCTGACTGTTTCGCTACCGACAGCCAGTTGTAGCATCAGCGGATGGAACCTTCCCGAAGCAGCCTTCCTCGCCGATCCGCGTTTCCACGAACCAGGACCGGTAGACATCATAATCGGAGCAGAGTATTACCTGCTTCGAAGCGAGCGACACAAGGCGACTGAAGATGGACCTACGCTACAGAATACTGAGTTTGGCTGGATCGTCTCCGGCAAGATACCCGATCACCCTGTCGGTGGATCGCCATCCTTGACTTTCGTCTGCTCCACGAACGATCTTCAAGACCAGCTCACGAAGTTCTGGGACCTAGAAACCTGTCGAAGTCACAGTACGCAGTCACTGGAAGAGTCAGCTTGCGAGGCGTATTTCAACCGGACAACCGTACGAGACGAGGCTGGCAGATTCATTGTGACCCTGCCGAAGAAGGAGAGTGTAATCAGTCGGTTAGGTTATTCCGAGACAACAGCGATCAAGCGACTGATGGGAATGGAAAGACGATTCGCAGCTAATCCCGAGCTGAAAGCGATGTACGCCGAGTTCATTCGCGAATATCTCGAGCTAGGACACATGAAGGAAGTGGAAGGCGATGCTGAAGAAGTCAGGAGGTACTTTCTGCCGCACCACGCAGTTCTGAAACCGGACAGCACGACCACAAAACTGCGAGTGGTTTTTGATGCTTCGTGCCAGACGTCGACCGGTGTTTCCTTGAACGATGCGTTGATGGTTGGTCCCGTCGTGCAGGACGACCTATCCAGCATCTGTCTACGGTTCCGAACACACCGCATAGCCGTGAACGCCGACATTGCCAAGATGTACCGTATGATCCGAGTCCAGCCCCAAGATTACCCGTTGCAGAGCATCAAGTGGCGGAACGATCCAAGTGAACCGCTTCGAACGTACGAGTTGACTACTGTCACGTACGGCACCTCGTCCGCTCCATACCTGGCTACAAAATGCCTACAGCGTCTCGCTGAAGACGGAAAAGCGTCACACCCCGTAGCGTCTGAAGTCATCGAGAAAGACTTCTACGTGGACGACATGCTCACAGGAGTTGACACAGTTGACGAAGGTCGGCAGCTGGTGAAGGAAGTCATCGAGCTGTCGGATTCAGCGGGTTTCACGTTACGAAAATGGAACTCCAACAGCGCGGAGCTTCTCGAAGTCGTCCCGGAGAACTTGCGAGATGAACGTTCCATCCTCGCACTAGCTTCCGCCGAAACAGCGATAAAAACCCTCGGTTTAGCGTGGGAACCAGCTAAAGATGTCTTCCGTTTTACGTTCCCCTCGTTCAACTGGACTGCGATGATCACGAAGCGCATTGTAGTCTCCGACGTTTCGCGCCTGTTCGATCCGCTAGGTCTGGTCGGACCTGTCATCATTCAGGCCAAGATTTTCATCCAGGAGCTGTGGAAGCAGAGTTGCGGCTGGGATGACCCTCTGAGTGCCGAGTTACAGGAGCAATGGCAGGAGTACAGACGCAATCTAGCTGGCTTGGAAAACCTAACCATTCCCCGCTGGGTAGGAACCGGCGGTCATGCTACTGCCATCGAGCTACATGGCTTCTGTGATGCGTCAAACAAGGCGTATGGTGCTTGCTTCTACGTGCGAACCATCTCCGAAACGGGGGAGGTGTGTGTGAGGTTGCTGACGGCGAAGTCACGAGTCGCCCCACTCGACAACCTGAAAAAGGGGAACAAGCGTCTCTCGACCCCACGGTTGGAGTTATCGTCTGCGTTGCTGCTAGCCCACCTCTTCGAAAAGGTCGTGAGCAGCCTTGGCATACGTGCAAGGTGCTTCTTCTGGACGGACTCAACCATCGTCAAGTGTTGGCTATCGTCGTCGCCGTCAAGATGGAAGCAGTTCGTCGCAAATAGGGTTTCGGAGCTTCAGCACATAACGAAGGACGGTGTCTGGAATCACGTTGCTGGACTGCAGAATCCGGCGGATATCATTTCCCGCGGAATGGCTCCCGTACAGCTGCAATACGAATCGCTCTGGTTCAGTGGGCCGTATTGGCTGAGGTCGGACGAATGCAACTGGCCATCAGCCCCACCGATCAGCGAAGACGAATTCGATCCGGTGGATCTCGAGGTCAAGACCGTCTCGGCAGCACTTCCAGTCATCCAACCAAGCGATATCTTCAGCCTCCGATCATCGTTCAGCGACCTCCAGCGCCTCACTGCCTGGATATTACGATTCCGCTACAATTCGCAATCGGCCAACCGAAGTACGCGACGACAAGGACCCCTCAAGAAACTTGAGCTCGAGGAAGCGACAAAGGCGTTGGTTCGCCTCTGCCAACAAGAAAGCTTTCCGCAGGAGTTGGCAGACCTGACGAGCGGTAGAGAAGTTAGAGAGTCGTCGAAGATCCTAGCTCTAAACCCGCAACTCGAGGACGGAATACTGTGCGTCGGCGGCCGGCTGCGTCACGCGTCAATCACAAACCGGCGCAAGCATCCATACATCCTCGATCATCGACATCCGTTCGCGTACATCGTCGTCGCCCACTACCATCTGAAGCTGCTGCATGGCGGACAACAGCTGATCATTTCGACCGTCCGAGAGCGTTTCTGGCCGACAAGCGTCCGGAATCTCGTGCGAAAGGTGCTTCACGAGTGCGTGCCCTGCTTTAGGGTCAGGCCAAAGATCCAGGATCAGCTCATGGCAGATCTCCCACCGGAGAGAGTTACTCCTTGTCCACCATTTCAGCGCGTAGGAGTCGATTACTGCGGCCCGTTTCAAGTCGCTTACCCGCACCGACGTTCTCGGCCAGTGAAGATCTTCGTTGCCGTCTACATCTGCCTCGTTACCAAGGCTGTACACTTGGAGCTAGCGGCAGACTTGTCCGCTCAAGGTTTCATTGCTACCTTGAAGCGCTTCTCCTCCCGGCGTGGTAAGCCGGAGATAATCATGTGCGACAATGGCAGAAACTTCGTTGGAGCGAGACGTCAACTAGACGAACTTCGTCGGCTGTTCATCAATCAGCAGTTCCAGTCGGACGTAGTCAGACAAGCCAACGAAGAGCAGATAGAATTCCGCTTCATCCCGGCTCGGTCGCCGAACTTCGGTGGACTGTGGGAGTCAGCAGTCAAATCGTTCAAGCTGCTGTTCAAACGGACGATCGGCACGCGCACGCTTCTGTACGACGAGATGGCAACGATTTTGACCCAGGCGGAGGCAGTTTTGAATTCCAGGCCGCTGACGCCGCTCAGTAATGACCCGGACGATTTCGAAGCGTTAACTCCCGGGCATTTCCTCATCCAGCGTCCCCTCACGGCCATTCCGGAACCAGATCTGGATGGAATTCCCGAAAATCGACTGTCAGCCTTCCAAAAGGCTCAACGGTACACACAGCAGTTGTGGAAAAACTGGTCCAAGCTTTACCTGTCGGACCTCCACAACCGGACGAAATGGACTGTACGTCGGAACAACATTGCAGTAGGGACCATGGTGGTTCTGAAGGATGAAGAACGACCGCCTCTAAAGTGGCAGCTCGGCCGGGTGACAGACGTTCACGCTGGCGAAGACGGGAATGTGCGGGTCGTAACGGTTAAGACCAAAGACGGCAGCTACCGCAGAGCAGTATCAAAGATCTGCGTGCTGCCCATCC TCACGATCGCCCCTGGCTCCGGTCATCCGGAGCAGTCTCCGACCAAGATTCCAATCGAGCCTGTCAAGCGTACCCCTGTCATTCGAGGTCTGTATAGTTTCGGTGGTGGTCAGATGTTGCATGGAATGAAGTTCGTCCAGCATGAATGCTTCAGCGGCGTCCAACGCCAGCGCTTCGGCGCCCC CATCACCACCGAAATTGATCAGCCGAGCAGCCGAAGTTCCGATGGCAACCCGCCATCCCAGCACGACAGTCCGTCGTCGCAGTTCCAGTCAGCAGTTCCGACGGCAGTCCCGTCCCAGCACGACAATCCGTCGTCGCAGATCCGCAGTCACTTGTTCCGACGGCAGTCCCGTCCAAGCGCGATGAATCGCGTCGCCGCAGATCACCAATCATCAGTTCCGGCGGCACAGTAA